In Thermus aquaticus, the sequence GGGTGCTCCTGGCCTACCTCTTCAGCGCCCAGGGGGTGCCGGAGGCCACGGGGCGGGCGGTGATCCTGGAGGTCCTGCCGGGGAGCGTGGCGGAGGAGGCCGGGCTCAAGCCCGGGGACGTCCTTGTGGCGGTGGACGGCAAGCCCCTAAGGCGCCCCCAGGAGATTGAGGCCGTCAAGGTAACGGGCCCCCACACCCTGACCGTCCTCAGGGAGGGGCGGGAGGTGGCCCTTAGCCTCACCTGGGGGGAGGGGATGGAGAAGCTGGGGGTGGTCTACCAGCCGGAGGTGGCCTACCGCCAGGTGGGCTTCCTCCAGGGCCTGGCCCTGGCGGCGGGCCGCACCTTGGCCTTTGGGCCCACCATGGTCCAGGCCCTGGTGGGGGGGCTTATTGGCGTGCTTTCGGGGAACGCCAATAGCGGCGTGGTGGGGCCCGTGGGCATCGTGGCCGAGGCGGGCCGGGCGGCCCAGGAGGGGCTTTTCCGCCTCATAGAGCTCACCGCCGCCATCAACCTCTCCCTGGCCCTCTTCAACCTCCTCCCCATCCCCGCCCTGGACGGGGGGCGGATCCTCCTCCTCTTCCTCACCCGCTTCCTCCGCATCCGGCCCGAGCAGGAGGCCCTGGTCCACTACCTGGGCTTCCTCTTCCTCATGCTCCTGGTCCTCCTGGTCACCCTGCAGGACCTGAGGCGGCTTTTGGGGGGCTGATGGAGGCCACGGTCCTCATCCCCGCCTACAACGAGGAGGCCACGGTCGCCCAGGTGGTGCGGGTGGCCCGAGAGGCGGGCTTTCCCGTGGTGGTGGCCGACGACGGCTCCAGGGACAAGACGGCCCTGGAGGCCCAAGGCGCCGGGGCGGAGGTGGTCCGCCTGGAGGGGAACCGGGGCAAGGGCGGGGCCATCGCCGAGGGGCTGAAGCGGGTGAGGACCCCCCTGGTCCTCCTCCTGGACGCCGACCTCCTGGGGCTTAGGCCCGAGCACCTTAAGGACCTCCTCCTCCCCGTGGCCCGGGGGGAGGCGGAGATGACCGTGGGGGTCTTCCGGGGAGGGCGGCTTTCCACAGACCTGGCCATGCGCCTCACCCCCTTTCTCTCGGGGCAGAGGGCCCTAAGGACCCAGGACCTCCGGGAGGTGGAGGGCCTCGAGGGGGCCCGCTACGACCTGGAGCTCCTCCTCACCCGCCACGCCAAGAAGCGGGGCTGGCGGGTGCGCTACCTGCCCCTAACGGGGGTGAGCCAGGTGATGAAGGAGGAAAAGCGCGGCCTTCTCCCTGGCCTTCTCCACCGCCTCAGGATGTACAAGGAGATCCTCCGCTACCGCCTCAAGGCGCGCTGAAGCGAAGGAGCTCCACCAGCCCCGCCCCCGCCCGGTAGGCCACCACCCCCAGGCCCGGCACCAGGTAGAGCTCCTTGAGGTCGGTGCCGCCCTTTTCCGTGGTGAAGGCCACCCGCACCCGGTAGGCGTTGAAGGCCCCGGCCCTGGTCCTAAGGCCCTCCAGGCCTTCCACCCGGGCGGAGAGGGCCACCTTCTGGCCCTGGAAGGCGGCGCTTCCGCCCCAGGCCTGCCCGGGGAAGAGGCGGGGTGGGTAGAGGAGAAGGGGCGGGGCGAAGGGGAAGTACCCCTCGGGAAGCCCCACGCCCAGGAGGTAAAGCCCCTCCGGGGTGAGCTTGAGGCGGTCCTCCCGGAAAAGCCGGCCACCTTTCAGGTAGCGGAGGCGAAAGCCCTCGGGGGCGGGGAGGAGCTCCTGCAAGGTGCCGTCCGAGTAGGCGTACCGCCCCCCGCCCTGGGGGAAGACCTGGGCCAGGGCCGGGAGGAGGCAAAGGAGAAGAGCGAGGAGGCGCCTCATACCCTTGTTTCCCCTTTCCTTCGGCCCACCATGCCTGGCAACCTCCCCAAGAACCTTTCGCCAGTGCCCCCATGCTGGCTTGGGCCAGCATGGGGTGGGATCACTCCACCTCCCCCAGCTCGTGCCCCCGCCGGGTGGCCGCCTCCACCGCCTCGTAGAAGGCCGCCCGCAGGGCCCGAGCCTCGAGGGCGTGCAGGCCGTGGATGGTGGTGCCCCCGGGGCTCGCCACCTCGTCCTTGAGCTGGCCCGGGTGGCGGCCCTTCAGAAGCTCCCCGGTGGCGGCCAGGGCCTCGGCCGCCAGGCGCAGGGCCAGGGCCCTGGGCATCCCCATCTTGACCCCGGCGTCGGCCAGGGCCTCGGCCACCAGGGCCAGGTAGGCGGGCGCCGAGGCCGACATGGCGGTGAAGGGGTCAAAGAGATGCTCGGGGATCTCGTACACGTCGCCCACGGTGGCGAAGAGGGCCCGGGCGAAGTCCAGGTCCCCGGCCTCCCTGGCCTCCGGCAAAGCGGTGAGGGCGGTGGAGCTTTCCCCGATCACCGCCGCCAGGTTGGGCATGGCCCGCACCACCCGCCTGTTGGAAAGCCTCCGGGCCAGAAGGGCCGTGGACACCCCCGCCATGATGGAGATGTACCCCACCTCCGGGCGGGCCACCTCCGGGGCCAGGTGGGGAAAGTCCCTGGGCTGGACGGCGATCAAAACCCGCTCCGCCTGGGAAAGCTCCTCCAGGGGCACGGGCCGGATGCCAAAGGCCTCCGCCAGCTCCCGGGTGCGCTCGGGGGTGCGGCCCACCACCCCCACCTCCTCGGGGCGCAGGAAGCCCCGGGCGAGGGCCCCCTTGAGGATGCTCCTGCCCATCTTCCCCAGGCCCAGGAAGACCAGCCTCATGCCTTAGAGTCTACCTTGCGGAGGCGCAGGTAATAAAACCCGTCCAGACCCTCCCGCGGGGCCACGTAGACCCCAAGGCCCGCCTTCAGGACCGGTAGCGGGCAGGAGAAGGCCTCGAGGCGGAACTCCGGGTGCCGCTCCAAAAAGGCCCGGGCCACCCCCTCCCCCTCCTCCTCGGTGAGGGAGCAGACGGCGTAGACCAGCACCCCGCCCTCCTCGGTGGCCCCGGCGGCGGTTTCCAAAAGCTCTAGCTGAAGGCGGGCCATGGCCTTGGGGTCCTCCGGCTTCAGGCGGTAGCGGAGCTCGGGGTGGGCGCGGAAGGTGCCGGTGCCGGTGCAGGGGGCATCCAGGAGGACCTTTTTGGCCTTCTCCTTCAAGGGTTCCCTCAGGTCCTGGGTGCGGTAGGTGACCTTAAGCCCAAGCCGCCTGGCCGTTTTCGCCCCCGCCTCCTGGCGCCTCGGGTTCAGGTCGTAGGAGACCACCTCCGCCCCCCTGGAGGCCAGATAAAAGGCCTTGAGCCCCGCTCCCCCGCAGAGGTCCAGGACCCTTTCCCCGGGCTCTGGCTCCAGAAGCCTCGCGGCGAAGAGGGAGGCCGGGTTCTGGGGCTGGAGGCCCAGGCGGGAGAAGTCCTCCTTGGGGCCTTCCCAGATGTAGCTCCCCGGGATGGGGCCCGGCCTCAGGTCCACGGGGCGGTAAGCGGTGACGAAGAGGGGGGCGGGCTCGTTGAAGCCCTCGGCGAAGCCCACCTCCCCGAAAAAGCCCCGCCAGGCCTGGCAGAGCCAGTCAGGCAGGGAGAGGCGCACGCACTCCGGGGCCTCCCGGGGCTTAAGGCGGCGGAGCACGGCGTTCACCAGGCCAGAAAGGGCTGGGTGGCGGGCCTTCGCCTCCTCCACCCAAGGGCTCACCCGGGCGTGGTCCTCCTTGCCCAAAAGCCACTCCAAGGCCCCCAGGCGCAGGATCCAGAGCACCTCCTTGGGAAGCCTATCCGGAGCCCTCAGGTGGGGCTCCAGGAGGAAGTCCAGAAGCCTCAGGCGGCGCAGGACCCCGTAGACCAGGTGGGTCACGTAGGCCTTGTCCCGCTCGGGGAGGTCCGAGCGGTCCAGGGCCCGGTCCAAAAGGAGCTGGGCCCGCCCTCCCCGCTCCACCTCCAGGAGGACGGCGAGGGCCAGGCCCCGGGGGGTGGTGGGCCTCAAGACTCCAGGGGATGGGCCTTGATGCTGAACTTAAGGGCGGTCCGCTCCTCGTTCTCCAGCTCCAGCTTGACGAAGGCGGGCTTGACCACCAGATCCAGGTTGTCGGGGGCGATGTAGCCCCGGGCGATGGCGATGGCCTTCACCGCCTGGTTCACCGCCTGGGGCCCGATGGCCTGGACCTCCACCTCGCCTTTGGTGCGCAAAAGCGCCGCGATGGCGCCAGCCACGGAGTTGGGGCGGGACTTGGAAGAGACGCGCAACGTTTCCACTTTGACCTCCTGAAAACCCTTGGGCCACCCCGCTTGGATCAGCCTTGGGCGGCTTGAGACCATGCTAGGACACCAAGCCCGCCCTTGGCAACTAGGCGGCCATGACCCGCTCCTCCAGGCCCTTGAGGAGGCTTTCCACGTTCTCCTGCATGAGCTTCTGCACCAGCTTCTGCAAAAGCCCGCCAAAGATGGGGATGGTGAGCTCGTAGGTGAGGGTGAGGACCACCCGGGTCCCCTCCCCCTCGGGCAGGAAGACCCAGGTGCCCTCGTAGCGGTCAAAGTCCCCCTCGGGGGAGAAGAAGCGGTTTCTCAGATTCTCGTCGTCCCACTCCTCCTCCTCCAGCCAGCGCACCTTCTTGCCCATGGCCACCGCCACCCACTCGCTTTTGGTGCGGTGGCCCTCCCGGGATAGGACCTTGAGGCTTTCCACCTCCTTGAGGTAGGGCTTGAGGCCCTCCAGGTCCTTGGCCAGGGCGTAGACCTTCTCCGGGGGAGCTTGGATGAAACGTTCGGCGCGTACCTCGGGCATGGGCTCTTTTTACCCGCTTTCCTCCTCCTTGACAAGCCGGTAGGCCTCGAGGGCCACCCCCAAAGGAAAGCCCCGCCCCTTTAGGAAGCGGACCGCCTTGGCCTTGTCCCCCCGCCGGGGATAGCGGCGGAGGACCTTCAGGGCGGCCTGAAGGACGTCCTCCTCCTTGGGCAGAACCGCCTCCACGATCTCCTCCCCCACCCCCTGGGCCAGCAGGAGCCTCCTTAACTTCATGGGGCCATAGCGGGCGCGGGTGGCCACGTAGGTCTCGGCGAAGGCCCGGTCGTCCAGGTAGCCCATGGCCTTCAGGCGCTCCAGGGCCTCCTCTATCTCCTCTGGGGCGAAGCGGGCCAGGAGCTTTTCCTTGAGGCGGGCCTCGCTCATGGCCCTCCGGGCAAGGAGGCGGAGGGCGTGGGCCAGGGCCGCGGCGCGTTCCATGCCTTTAGGGTACGCTAAGGCCCATGCGGGTCTTCGCCATCGCCGACCCCCACCTCTCCCGCGTCCACCCCAAGCCCATGACCATCTTCGGGCCCGCCTGGCAGGGCCACCCGGAGGCCTTCTTCCGGGGCTGGCGGGAGGTGGTGGGCCCGGAGGACCTGGTCATCGTGGCCGGGGACATCTCCTGGGCCATGCGCCTCGCCGAGGCCATCCCCGACCTTCTGGACCTGGCGTCTCTGCCCGGCAGAAAGGTCCTCCTAAAGGGCAACCACGACTACTGGTGGCCCTCCATCAGCCGCCTGCGGGCGGTCCTGCCCGAGGGCATGTACGCCCTGCAGAACGACGCCCTGGTCCTGGACGGGGTGGCGGTGGCGGGCACCCGGGGCTGGGAGTACCCTCCCAAGACCCCCGAGGACGAAAAGATCTTCGCCCGGGAGGTGGAGCGCCTGGGCCTTTCCCTGAAGGCCCTAAAGGGCCAGCCCTACCGCCACCTGGTCCTGGCCTTCCACTTCCCCCCCTTTGGGCCGGGCGGGGAGGCCACCCCCCTCCTGGAGATGGCGGCGGAAGCGGGGCCCAGCGCCATCGTCTACGGCCACCTCCACGGGGCCGACCCCGAGCGCCTTCCCCAGGCCTACCGGGGCATTCCCCTCCACCTGGTGGCCGCCGACGCCTTAGGCTTCCGGCCCAAGCCCATCCTGGAGGTCTAGGCCCGTGCGAGGACCCTGGGCCTTTCTCCTTTTCCTCCAGGGAGGGCTTCTCCTCATGGGCGCCTCGGGCATGCTCCTTCTGGGCCTACCCCTAAAGGGGCGAAACCCCTGGGTGGAGGTGCCGGCGGGGCTCCTCCTCCTTGGGCTCCTTCAGGGCCTCGAGGGCCTCTTCGCCCGCCTCTTTCCCGCCTCCTTCCGAGAAGCGGAAAGGCTCCACCGGGAACTGGGGCGAAGCCTGAAGGCGGCGGGGCTTGGGCCGCCCGCCCTCCTCCTCCTGGCCCTCCTTTCCGGGGTGGCGGAGGAGGTCTCTTTCCGGGGCCTTCTGCAAACCCTCCTCTACGCGAAGTTCGGGGCCTGGGGCCTCCTCCTCCAGGCCCTCCTCTTCGCCCTCCTCCACCCCGCCCCCCGGAAGGCCTTCGCCTACACCCTCTACACCGGGGTGGCGGGCCTCCTCCTGGGCCTCGCCTACCTCCTCACGGGAAGCCTCATCCCGGGCATCCTGGCCCACGTCCTCCACAACGCCCGGGGGTTTTACGAGGCCTGGCGGGGATGAAAGGGAAGCCGGGCCACACTTTCCCCGAGGCCTATGGTAGAATGGGGCCCAACGGGGTATACCAAAAGCCTATGAGATGGGAGAGCTGGACTTCATCCGCCAGCGCCAAGACCTGGAAGCCTACCGGGCCTTGAGCTGGGAAGGTTCCTTCGCCGACTACCTGCGCCTCCTCAAGGAGGACCCCAGGCCCTTAAGGACCAGCTTCCAGCGGGCCCACGACATGATCCTGGCCCACGGGGTGGAAGAGTACACCCTCTTCCGGGAGAAGCTCCTCCACTACCCCTTCTTTGACGACCCCTTTGAAGGGGGCAAGGACGCCATCTTCGGCCTGGACAAGCCCCTCATGCGCCTGGTGGCCACCCTGAAGGCGGCCGCCCACCGCCTGGGGCCAGAAAGGCGCATCCTCCTCCTCCACGGCCCCGTGGGCTCGGCCAAGAGCACCATCGCCCGGCTCCTCAAGAAGGGCCTCGAGGCCTACAGCCGCACCGAGGAGGGGAGGCTTTACACCTTCTATTGGAAAACCCCGGAGGGCCCCCTCCCCTGCCCCATGCACGAGGAGCCCCTGCACCTCCTCCCCATGGAGATGCGGGAAGCCTTTCTGGCCGAACTGCGGAGTCTGCACCCCGACTACCCCTACCCCCTCGAGGTGGAGGGGGACCTCTGCCCCGTCTGCCGCTTCATGATGCGGGAGGCCCTGAGCCGCCACGGGGGGGACCTGGCGGCGGTCCTGGAGAAGGAGATCGCGGTCAAGCGCCTGGTCCTCTCGGAGAAGGACCGCATTGGCATCGGCACCTTCCAGCCCAAGGACGAGAAGAACCAGGACTCCACCGAGCTCACCGGGGACATCAACTACCGCAAGGTGGCCATCTACGGCTCCGACTCCGACCCAAGGGCCTTCAACTTTGACGGGGAGCTCAACATCGCCAACCGGGGCATCGTGGAGTTCATTGAGATCCTCAAGCTGGACGTGGCCTTCCTCTACGACCTCCTCACGGCCAGCCAAGAGCACAAGATCAAGTCCAAGAAGTTCGCCCAGACGGACATAGACGAGATTGTGTTGGGCCACACAAATGAGCCAGAATATAGAAAACTTCAGGCCAACGAGTACATGGAAGCCCTCCGGGACCGCACCATCAAGATAGACATTCCCTACATCCTACGGGTCTCCGACGAGGTGAAGATCTACCGGCGGGACTTCGCCAAGGTGCGGGGCAAGCACATCGCCCCCCACACCCTGGAGATGGCCGCCACCTGGGCCGTGCTCACCCGCCTCGAGCCCCCCAAGCGGGCAGGGCTCACCCTCATGCAAAAGCTCAAGCTCTACGACGGCAGGCTCCTTCCGGGCTGGACGGAGGAGGCGGTGCGGGAGCTCATGGGGGAGGCCAAGCGGGAGGGCCTGGAGGGGATCAGCCCCCGGTACATCCAGGACAAGATCAGCAACGTCCTCGTCACCAGCGAGGAGCCCTGCATCAACCCCTTCATGGTGATGAACGAGCTGGAGGAGGGGCTCAAGCACCACTCCCTTATCTCGGACGAAAAGACCCGGGAGCGCTACCGGGCCCTTCTGCAGGAGGTGAAGGCGGAGTACGCCGAGATCGTAAAAAACGAGGTGCAGCGGGCTATCGCCGCCGACGAGGAGGCCCTAAACCGCCTCTTCCACAACTACATAGACCACGTGAAGGCCTACGTGCTGGGGGAGAAGGTAAAAAACCCCTACACCGGCGCCCCCGAGCCCCCAAACGAGCGCCTCATGCGCTCCGTGGAGGAGAGGATAGAGATCCCCGAGTCCCGCAAGGACGACTTCCGCCGGGAGATCATGAACTACATCGGGGCCATGGCCCTGGAAGGCAGGCAGTTCACCTACAAGGACAATGAGCGCCTGCGCCGGGCCCTGGAGCTCAAGCTCTTTGAGGACCAGAAGGACACCATCCGGCTCTCCGCCCTGGTCTCGGGCACGGTGGACCCCGAGACCCAGGCCAAGATTGACGTGGTCAAGGCCCGGCTCATCCGGGACTACGGCTACTGCGAGCACTGCGCGGGCGGCGTCCTGGAGTTCGCCGCCTCCATCTTCGCCCGGAGCGAGCGATGAGGCCCATTGAGCGGGACCTCCTGCGCTTCAAGGAGATCGTCTGGGGGGAGGTGAAGAAGAGGGCCCGGGAGTTCCTCACCCGGGAGGAGCTCTTCGGCCAGGTGGAAGGGGGGGTGGTCTCCATCCCCCTCCCCCAGCTGGAGGTGCCCAAGATCGTCTACGGCGAGCCCCTGGGGGAAGGCCCCCTGGGGGCGGGGCCGGGGGCGGAGGGCCTGGGCCCTGGGGGGCACATCCCTGTGGCGGAGCTGGAGCTGGAGGAGTTTTTGGACCTCATGGGGGAAGCCCTGCGGCTTCCCCGCCTCAGGCCCAAGGGGGAAGGGGAGGTGACGGAGGAGGCCTTCCGCCACACCACCATCGCCCGTAAGGGCCCAAGAGGCCTCCGCCACGTGCGCCGCACCCTCAAGGAGAGCCTCAAGCGGAGCCTCCTCTCCGGAGAGTACCGGGAGGAGGAGCCGAGGCTCGTCCCTGAGCGGGAGGACCTCCGCTACAAGGCACCAAAGGCCAAGCCCCGGCCCCACGCCCAGGCAGTGGTCCTCTTCGCCCTGGACGTCTCGGGGAGCATGCGGGAGGAGGAGCTTAGGCTGGTCAAGACCCTCTCCTTCTGGATCACCCTCTGGATCCGCCGCCACTTCCCCCGGCTGGAGAGGCGCTACCTCCTCCACGACGCCGAGGCCTGGGAGGTCTCCGAGGAGGAGTTTTTCCGGGCCCGGGAGGGCGGGGGCACCCGGCTTTCCAGCGCCCTCCTCCTGGCGGAGGAGATCCTTAAGGCTTACCCCGAGGCCTTCTACAACCGCTACCTCTACCACTTCTCCGACGGGGAGAACTGGCAGGGGGACACCCCTTTGGCCCTCGAGGTCCTGGGCCGCCTCCTACCAGGCCTGGCCCTGTACGGTTACGCCCAGGTCCAGGGGCCCTACGGCCAAGGGCGCTTCCTCTCGGAACTGGAGGAAGCCCTGGGGGAGCGGGAGGAACTTAGGGCGGTGGAGGTGCGGGGCCGGGAGGACCTGCCCCCGGCCCTGAGGCGGCTTCTGGGAGGGTGAGGTGCGGAAGGAACTCCGGTACTGGGCCGAGCGGCTTGGGGAGAGGGCCAGGGAGGAAGGGCTTACCTTCCCCCCGGTGCTCTTTGAGGAGGTGGGGCCCGAGGAGATGGCCATGCTGGCGGCCTACGGGGGCTTTCCCCGCCGCTACCCCCACTGGCGCTTTGGCAGCGAGTACCTGCGCCAGCGGGAGGTCTACCGCTACGGCCTCGGGCGCATCTACGAGCTGGTGGTGAACACCGTTCCCGTGCACGCCTACCTCCTCAAGGGGAACACCCTCCTCGCCCAGAAGCTGGTCATGGCCCACGTCTACGCCCACGCCGACTTCTTCGCCAACAACCTGGCCTTCCAGGCAACCCCCAAGGACATGCTGGACGAGATGGCCCACCACGCCGCCTACGTGGAAAGGGCCATGGAAAGGCACGGGGCGAGGAGCGTGGAGGAGTTTTTGGACATGGCCCTCTCCCTGGAGAACCTGATAGACCCCCACGCCCCCTACATCCGGAGGCCCGAGGGCGAGGAGGAGGAGAGGCCCCAGGGGCGCCTGCGGGTCCGGGCCTACCTGGACCCCTACGTGAACCCCCCGGCCGAGCCCCCCAAGGAGGCGGAGGAAGGGGCAAGCCCCAGGCCCCTCCCCCCCAGGCCCACCCGGGACATCCTGGGCTTCCTGGCCCGGCACGCCCCCCTGGCCCCCTGGCAGAAGGGCATCCTGGAGATCATCCGGGAGGAGAGCCTCTACTACGCCCCGCAGGCGGCCACCAAGATCCTCAACGAGGGCTGGGCCACCTACTGGCACACGAGGCTCCTCCTCCCCCTCCTCACCCCCGATGAGGCCCTGGAGTTCGCCGAGCTCCAGTCGGGCCTCCTGGCCGCCCACGGCTTCAACCCCTACCGCCTGGGCTACTTCCTCCTCCAGGAGGTGGAGGAAAGGTGGGACAAGGGGCGGTTCGGCCCCGAGTACGAGGCCCTGCCCCTAGGGGAAAAGCTCCGCTACGAGAGGCCCACCGGGGAGGGTAAGCGGAAGCTTTTCCAGGTGCGGACCGTCCACACCGACATCTCCTTCCTGGAGGAGTTCCTCACCCCCGAGTTCGCCCTGGGCCGGCGCCTCCTCGCCCTCGAGGACCTCCCCCGCTTCCCGGAGGCCAAGAGGGCCCTCCTCTTCCGCCTCACCAATATGGGCTACCCCATCGTGGAGCTGGTGGACGCCAACTACGGCAACCGAGGGGAGCTTTATCTGGAGCATCTCTATGAGGGTGTGGAGCTGGACCTGAGGCGCACCAAGGCGGTGCTGGAAAACCTCCACCGCCTCTGGAGCCGCCCCGTGCACCTGAAGACCGTGGTGGGGGGCAAGGAGACCCTTCTCTCCGCCGGGGCCTAGCGCAAGACCCGGAGGTACCCGAGGAGCAGGGCTTCGGAAAGCTCCCCCAGGTGCCGGCTTACCAGCCGGCCCTCGCGGTCAAAGAAGAAGGTGGTGGGAAGCCCCTGGATCCCCAGGGCCTGGGAGAGACGGGTCTCGGGGTCCAGGAGGACCCACTCCGCCGTCAGGCCCTGCTCCTCCAGAAAGCGCCGCACCACCTCCGGCCCCTCCCCCTGGCTCACGAAAACGAAGTAGACGTCGGGGTTTTCCTGGCTCACGCGCACCATCATGGGAAGCTCCCACCGGCAGGGGGGGCACCAGGTGGCCCAGGCGTTGAGGACCACGGGCTTACCCAGGAACCGATCCAGGGAAATCTCTGTACCCCCCAGGGTGTAAAGGCTCACAGGAGGGAGCCTCTGCTCTTTGTCCCCCTGTCCCCGGGTCAGGAAGAGGCCCGCTACCAACAGGGCCACCACCCCGGCCAGGGCCGCGTACCGCCAAAGGTGCTTGGGCAAGGTCATGAGCGTGTACCCTCCTCCCGCCAGGATACCCCAGAGGGGATCAAAGCCCCCCTGCCAGACGTAAAGGGCGCTGAGGGGATCCCGGGCGTAGACCGATGCGTTTTCCAGCACGAAGCCGACTCTGGCCCCCAAAAGCCCCACCAGGATGGCGTTGTAGACCCATGGAGAGAGCCTCCTGTCCACCCGCCGGGCCAGAACCTCGGCCACGGCCACCATGGCCAAGAGGGCCAGGGCCACCTGGACCCTGGCCCAAGGCAGGGCGAGGGGCCCCACCTGAAGCGCGTCCATCACCGGACCAGGGGAAATCCCGCCCGCTCTATGGCCAGCACGCCGCCCTCCACGTGGTAGAGGTTGGTGTACCCTCTCTTCTTCAGGTACTCCGCCGCCTGGCGGCTGCGGTTGCCGCTGCGGCAGTAGAGGTAGACAGGCTTGTCCTTGGGCAGGGTGTCCGCCCAGCGGGCCACCTCCTCCACGGGGAGGTTCACCGCCCCCGGCACACGGCCCGCCCGGCACTCCTCGGGGGTGCGCACGTCCACGATCAGGGCACCAGACTCCAAGGCCCGGTAAAGCTCCTCCGGGCCCACGTTCTGGTAGCTCCCCTTGGGGCCGCAGGCGGCAAGGAGCGCCAGGGCCAAGAAGGCGAGGAAAGCCCGGCGGTTCATCCTAGGCCTTGACCCCCACGGCCTTCTTGATGGCCTGGAGGAACTGGGAGAGGGGCTGGGCCCCCAGGACCCGCTCCTTGCCGTGGTTGATGATGGTGTCCGGCACCCCGTGGATGTGGTAGCGGCCCGCGAGCTCGGGGAACTCGTTGGCCTCAATCATCTCGCCCCAGACCTTGGGGGAGGCGTAGGCCAGGCGGTGGGCGGTGCGGACGGCCTGGGGGCAGTAGGGGCAGGTGGGGGTGACGAAAACCTGGAGGACCACCTCCTCGGGCAGGTTCTGAAGCTCCTGCACCACGTTCTCGGGCAGGCCGTGGCCGTCCCGGCCCAACATCTCCAGGTCCTCCAGGAGGCTTGCGAACTCGTACCCGG encodes:
- a CDS encoding TlpA disulfide reductase family protein produces the protein MDALQVGPLALPWARVQVALALLAMVAVAEVLARRVDRRLSPWVYNAILVGLLGARVGFVLENASVYARDPLSALYVWQGGFDPLWGILAGGGYTLMTLPKHLWRYAALAGVVALLVAGLFLTRGQGDKEQRLPPVSLYTLGGTEISLDRFLGKPVVLNAWATWCPPCRWELPMMVRVSQENPDVYFVFVSQGEGPEVVRRFLEEQGLTAEWVLLDPETRLSQALGIQGLPTTFFFDREGRLVSRHLGELSEALLLGYLRVLR
- a CDS encoding SpoVR family protein, yielding MRKELRYWAERLGERAREEGLTFPPVLFEEVGPEEMAMLAAYGGFPRRYPHWRFGSEYLRQREVYRYGLGRIYELVVNTVPVHAYLLKGNTLLAQKLVMAHVYAHADFFANNLAFQATPKDMLDEMAHHAAYVERAMERHGARSVEEFLDMALSLENLIDPHAPYIRRPEGEEEERPQGRLRVRAYLDPYVNPPAEPPKEAEEGASPRPLPPRPTRDILGFLARHAPLAPWQKGILEIIREESLYYAPQAATKILNEGWATYWHTRLLLPLLTPDEALEFAELQSGLLAAHGFNPYRLGYFLLQEVEERWDKGRFGPEYEALPLGEKLRYERPTGEGKRKLFQVRTVHTDISFLEEFLTPEFALGRRLLALEDLPRFPEAKRALLFRLTNMGYPIVELVDANYGNRGELYLEHLYEGVELDLRRTKAVLENLHRLWSRPVHLKTVVGGKETLLSAGA
- the pdo gene encoding protein disulfide oxidoreductase; the encoded protein is MALLGPKEQEIVRERLSGLTRDVEMVLFTDSSTLIAPGKEPCMYCKETKQLLEELKALSDKLHLVVYDLATPEGREMAKAYKVEAAPPLILREKGSEALNIRYRGIPAGYEFASLLEDLEMLGRDGHGLPENVVQELQNLPEEVVLQVFVTPTCPYCPQAVRTAHRLAYASPKVWGEMIEANEFPELAGRYHIHGVPDTIINHGKERVLGAQPLSQFLQAIKKAVGVKA
- a CDS encoding DUF444 family protein codes for the protein MRPIERDLLRFKEIVWGEVKKRAREFLTREELFGQVEGGVVSIPLPQLEVPKIVYGEPLGEGPLGAGPGAEGLGPGGHIPVAELELEEFLDLMGEALRLPRLRPKGEGEVTEEAFRHTTIARKGPRGLRHVRRTLKESLKRSLLSGEYREEEPRLVPEREDLRYKAPKAKPRPHAQAVVLFALDVSGSMREEELRLVKTLSFWITLWIRRHFPRLERRYLLHDAEAWEVSEEEFFRAREGGGTRLSSALLLAEEILKAYPEAFYNRYLYHFSDGENWQGDTPLALEVLGRLLPGLALYGYAQVQGPYGQGRFLSELEEALGEREELRAVEVRGREDLPPALRRLLGG
- a CDS encoding rhodanese-like domain-containing protein — translated: MNRRAFLAFLALALLAACGPKGSYQNVGPEELYRALESGALIVDVRTPEECRAGRVPGAVNLPVEEVARWADTLPKDKPVYLYCRSGNRSRQAAEYLKKRGYTNLYHVEGGVLAIERAGFPLVR